One Streptomonospora salina genomic window, CGGCAGCAGTTCGACGCTGTCGCGCCAGCTCGGCTCGAAGTCGGCGGCGGTGAACTCCAGCTTCGAGGGCATCTCCGCCGATGCGTCGGTTCCGGGCTCGGCGACGTCCTCCAGGTGCACGGGAATGGGGCGGTGGGCGTAGGAGCCGATGCCGATGCGGTCGCCGTGCTCGCGGAAGTAGAGGTCGCGGTCCTGATGGCGCAGCAGGGGTCGGACGGTCTCCGGCTCGGGCGGGGGGTCCGCGCCCTCGATCGGAGCGGTGTAGGCGTACTGGTGGGCCATGGGCAGCAGCGGGACCTCGACGCCGGCCATGCGTCCGATCGCCGGCCCCCAGAACCCGGCGGCCGAGACCACGATGTCGGCGGGGAAGGTGCCGCGGTCGGTGGCCACGCCCCGTACGCGGCCGCCGCCGCGTTCGACGCCGACGACGGTGTGGTGGTCCAGGAACGCCGCGCCGCGCGCCATGGCAGCGCGGGCCTGGGCCTCGCCGGCGCGCACAGCATCGGCCAGCCCGTCGTCGGGGGTGTACAGGCCGCCGCGGATGCGGGTGGAATCCAGCATCGGCCACATCCGTGCGCATTCGTCGGGCCCCACGAGTTGGGCGCGTACGCCCCAGGAGCGGGCGAGCCCGCGTTTGCGTTCGAGGTCGTGCAGGCGCTGCCGGGTCGCGGCCACCTCCAGGCCGCCTACGGCGCTGAAGCACCGGCGGTCGTCGAGGTCGAGCCGCGCGAATTTGGCCACGGTGTAGTTCGCGAAGGCGGTCATCGTCGGGGACGGGTTGGTCGCGAACACGAGGCCCGGAGCGTGCGAGCTGGAGCCGCCGGTGGCGAAGAGCGGCCCTTGTTCCAGGACGGTGACGTCGTGCCAGCCGCGGCTCGTGAGCTCGTCGGCGAGGGCGCAGCCGACGATGCCCGCGCCGATGACCACGACGCGCGGGTGCGGGCTGCGGGGAGGCGGGACGGCGGCGGTGCTCATGGGCTCCCCCTCGGTACGGGCGGCCGGTGCGCCGTGATCTTGGTTGCACATGGTGCATCGTACTGCGTAATTATCAACAGATTGGATCCGACCGGTCCTCCGCGTCAAGAGCCCGCGCGGCACTCGATTTCCGGTAGAAGTTCCTGAACAGTCGCGGTTTCATCGTCCTTGACGGCGGCTAGTCGCGCCGTCGACACTGTTGCTCACTAAGAACTTAGTTGCATATTGTGGGACACAAGCTGCCGTTGTTCGGCAGCTGAGAGAACTCCCCTGCGGCGCCCGCGCCGCGGGCCCCGCCGCTCGCACCTTGCCGCTTGCGCGCCGTGCGCGGATCGGCCCGGAACAACCAGCGCAGCCGAACCGGACCGAGAGGAGGAGCTCGCCATGATCTACGCCTGCCACCTGGACGACCTGCCGCAGGGGGAGTCGCTGCGGGTGATGGCCGACGACCCCATCGCGCTGTTCAACGCCGATGGTGAGATCTACGCCGTCGACGACACCTGCACCCACCAGAACGCCTCGCTCTCGGAGGGCTGGCTGGAGGGGTGCCACATCGAGTGCCCGCTGCACGAGGCCGCCTTCGACCTGCGCACCGGACAACCCACCTGCCTGCCCGCCAAGCGCCCCGTGCGCACCTACGCGGTCACCGTCGACGACGACGGCGGCGTCTACGTGCACGCCGCCGCCCCCCAGCGCGTTCCGGAGGAGGTCGCATGAGGTCGGTCGCGGTGGTCGGTGCCTCGCTGGCCGGTGTGGAGACCGCACGCGCGCTGCGCGAGCGGGGGTTCGACGGCAGGCTCACCGTCGTCGGCGACGAGGTCCGCCCGCCCTACGACCGCCCGCCGCTGTCCAAGGACTACCTGCTGGGCAAGGCCGACGCCGCCGACCTCGCCCTGCTCGACCGCGACGACGAGGACCGCCTGTGCGCCGACTGGCGGCTGGGCGTGCGCGCCACCGGCCTGGACCTGCGCCGGCGTGCCGTCGCGCTCTCCGACGGAACCGAGACCGTCGCCGATGCGGTGGTCGTCGCCACCGGCGCCGCACCCAACCGGCTCCCGGGCACCGCCGGCGTCGAAGGCGTGCACGTGCTGCGCAACGTCGCCGACGCCGACGCGCTGCGCGCGGACCTCGCCTCCGGATCGCCGCGCGTGGCCGTCATCGGCGGTTCGTTCATCGGCGCCGAGATCGCCTCGGCCTGCTCGGCGCTGGGTCTGGAAACCACCGTCGTCGAGGCGCTGGAAACGCCGATGGCGCCGGTGCTGGGCCCGGTCGTCGCCCGCGCGGCGGCGGGACTGCACGCCGACAACGGGGTGCGGCTGCTGTGCGGCGTCCCCGTCAGCGGGCTCCGCGGGTACGGCCGGGTCACCGGCGTCGACCTCGCCGACGGCACCGTCGTTCCGGCCGACGTGGTCGTGATGGGCATCGGCGCCAAACCCGCCACCGCCTGGCTGGCGGGATCCGGACTGGAGCTGGACGACGGGGTGGTCTGCGGCACGGGGCTGCTGACCGCGGCCGGCGGTGTCGCGGCCGTGGGCGACGTGGCGCGGCTGCGCGGATCCGACGGTACCGACGCCCGTCCCGAGCACTGGACCGCCGCAGCCCAGCAGCCGGGCGTGGCAGCGGCCAACCTGCTCGCCGGAGCCGCCGTCACCGAGTACCGGCGCTCTCCCTACTTCTGGTCCGACCAGTACGGGGTGCGGCTGCAGTTCGCCGGCCGGACCGAGCCCGGCGACGACGTGCGCGTGGTGGAGGGATCGCTGGAGGAGCGCGCCTTCGCGGCGGTCTACGAACGCGGCGGCGCGGTCACCGCCGCGGCGGCCATGGACCGGCCGCGCAGCTTCACCCGCCTGCGCCGCGGCATAGGCCGGTCCGCGGCCCCGGTGTGAGCCGGGGGCGGCGGATCCCGTTGCCGCGGACGTCGCCGGTCCGGTGGTTTCCGAGGAGGGCCGTCGCCGGCCGGAGGGGGAGACCCGGCCGGCGGCGGCGAGGAGGCGCTGGGGTCAGCGAACGCCCATCAGGTGGTCCAGCGCGAGCTGGTCCAGCCGCTCGAAGTGGTAGCCGCGCTCGCCTACCGAGTCCAGGTCCAACTGCTCGCTGCGCAGGTCGGCCAGCGACTCGCCGTCGCCGAGCGTGGGCACCGACAGCTCGCCCACGCGCGAGGCCTCCAGGGCCGCCTGGACCTCGGGGTCGGCGCGGAAGGCCTTCGCCTTCTCCCGCATGATCAGGTAGTTGCGCATGCAGCCCTCGGCCGAGGCCCACACGCCGTCCATGTCCTCGGTCCGCGGCGGCTTGAAGTCGAACTGCCGCGACCCCGTGTAGCCGGCGTTCTCCAGCAGGTCGACCAGGAAGAACGCCTCCTTCACGTCGCCGGCTCCGAAGCGCAGGTCCTGGTCGTACTTGATGCTGCGCTGGCCGTTGAGGTCGATGTGGTACAGCTTGTCGTGCCACAGAGCCTGGGCCACGCCGTGGGCGAAGTTGAGCCCGGCCATCTGCTCATGGCCGACCTCGGGATTGACGCCCACCATCTCGGGGTGGTCCAGCTCGTTGATGAAGGCCAGCGCGTGGCCGACGGTGGGCAGCAGCACGTCGCCGCGCGGCTCGTTGGGCTTGGGCTCCAGCGCGAAGCGCATGTCGTAGCCCTGCTCGCGCACGTATTCGCTCAGGATGTTGAACGTCTCGCGCAGCCGGTCGAGCTGAGCGTGGTCGTTCTTGCCCGCCTCGGTCTCGGCGCCGTCCTGGCCGTTCCAGCACACGTAGGTCTGGGCGCCCAGTTCCGCGGCGAGGTCGATGTTGCGCAGCACCTTGCGGATGGCGTAGCGGCGCACGTCGCGGCTGTTGGAGGTGAACCCGCCGTCGCGGAACACCGGGTGGCTGAACAGGTTGGTGGTGGCCATCGGCACCGCCAGGCCGGTCTCCTCCAGCACGCCCTGGAAGCGCTTGACGAGCTGCCGGCGGGTATCGGCGTCGCTGCCGGGCGGGACGAGGTCGTCGTCGTGGAAGGTGACGCCGTAGGCACCCAGGTCGGAGAGGCGGCGCACGGCCTCGACGGTGTCCAGCACCGGGCGCACCGGCTCGCCGAAGGTGTTGACGCCCTGCCAGCCCACCGTCCACAGGCCGAAGGTGAACTTGTCGTCGCGGACGGGCTGGTAATCGTTCATGGCTGATCCTCGTTCGGTTTCGACTGGGGACCGGCTCCGGTCCCCCGTGGCAGACCCGCCGGGCAGCGGTTCACACCAGGGCGCCGCGCGCCCGGGCGTAGCGCTCCCGGACTCCGGGTGCAGGTGCGGCCTCGTACACGTCCGCGCTGCCCGGGCCGGACCACTCCGGCGGCTCGGTGGTCGCGGCCAGCGCCCAGGCGGCCTGGCGCGCCGCGCCGTCGGCGACGTACTC contains:
- a CDS encoding bifunctional 3-phenylpropionate/cinnamic acid dioxygenase ferredoxin subunit; the protein is MIYACHLDDLPQGESLRVMADDPIALFNADGEIYAVDDTCTHQNASLSEGWLEGCHIECPLHEAAFDLRTGQPTCLPAKRPVRTYAVTVDDDGGVYVHAAAPQRVPEEVA
- a CDS encoding NAD(P)/FAD-dependent oxidoreductase, encoding MRSVAVVGASLAGVETARALRERGFDGRLTVVGDEVRPPYDRPPLSKDYLLGKADAADLALLDRDDEDRLCADWRLGVRATGLDLRRRAVALSDGTETVADAVVVATGAAPNRLPGTAGVEGVHVLRNVADADALRADLASGSPRVAVIGGSFIGAEIASACSALGLETTVVEALETPMAPVLGPVVARAAAGLHADNGVRLLCGVPVSGLRGYGRVTGVDLADGTVVPADVVVMGIGAKPATAWLAGSGLELDDGVVCGTGLLTAAGGVAAVGDVARLRGSDGTDARPEHWTAAAQQPGVAAANLLAGAAVTEYRRSPYFWSDQYGVRLQFAGRTEPGDDVRVVEGSLEERAFAAVYERGGAVTAAAAMDRPRSFTRLRRGIGRSAAPV
- the xylA gene encoding xylose isomerase — translated: MNDYQPVRDDKFTFGLWTVGWQGVNTFGEPVRPVLDTVEAVRRLSDLGAYGVTFHDDDLVPPGSDADTRRQLVKRFQGVLEETGLAVPMATTNLFSHPVFRDGGFTSNSRDVRRYAIRKVLRNIDLAAELGAQTYVCWNGQDGAETEAGKNDHAQLDRLRETFNILSEYVREQGYDMRFALEPKPNEPRGDVLLPTVGHALAFINELDHPEMVGVNPEVGHEQMAGLNFAHGVAQALWHDKLYHIDLNGQRSIKYDQDLRFGAGDVKEAFFLVDLLENAGYTGSRQFDFKPPRTEDMDGVWASAEGCMRNYLIMREKAKAFRADPEVQAALEASRVGELSVPTLGDGESLADLRSEQLDLDSVGERGYHFERLDQLALDHLMGVR